The following proteins are co-located in the Theropithecus gelada isolate Dixy chromosome 19, Tgel_1.0, whole genome shotgun sequence genome:
- the JSRP1 gene encoding junctional sarcoplasmic reticulum protein 1 has protein sequence MATSAWEELDGGLGSCQALEDHSALAEPQEDRAPATPRLADSGSPPHDSQEPVAEGCSVDTRPKKMEKEAAARGTPGTGKERLKAGASPRSAPARKKAQTAPPAQPPPQPPALSQELPWGDLSLNKCLVLASLVALLGSAFQLCRDAVAGEAAVQARAPEPWVPPSSAPREPSSPLPKFEAQAPPSALPAPRTEAEIRPKIPGSREAAEKDEEEPGEATGEAAGKDRAPLADRGPKERPRREGKPRKEKPRKEERPKKERPRKEERPRAAREPREALPRRWESREGGHRPWARDSKDAEPRKRQAWVSPRRPDEEERPGSRQKLRAGKGRD, from the exons ATGGCAACCAGCGCCTGGGAGGAGCTAGATGGCGGCCTGGGCAGCTGCCAGGCCCTGGAGGACCACTCTGCACTGGCCGAGCCCCAGGAGGACAGGGCTCCAG CAACACCCAGGCTGGCCGACTCCGGCAGCCCGCCCcac GACTCTCAGGAGCCGGTGGCTGAAGGCTGCAGTGTGGACACCAGGCCCAAGAAGATGGAAAAAGAGGCTGCCGCCAGGGGGACCCCAGGAACGGGGAAGGAGAGGCTGAAAGCTGGAGCGA GCCCTCGGAGCGCCCCCGCGCGCAAGAAGGCGCAGACCGCGCCGCCCGCGCAGCCGCCGCCGCAACCCCCGGCCCTGAGCCAGGAGCTGCCCTGGGGAGACCTGTCGCTCAACAAGTGCCTGGTGCTCGCCTCGCTGGTGGCGCTGCTGGGCTCGGCTTTCCAGCTGTGCCGCG ACGCCGTGGCTGGGGAGGCAGCAGTCCAAGCGCGTGCGCCCGAGCCCTGGGTCCCGCCAAGCTCAGCCCCGAGGGAGCCATCGTCGCCCCTG CCTAAGTTCGAGGCCCAGGCGCCCCCATCAGCGCTGCCTGCGCCCCGCACCGAGGCAGAGATCAGACCCAAGATTCCCGGGAGTCGGGAGGCTGCAGAGAAGGACGAAGAGGAGCCTGGCGAGGCCACCGGAGAGGCCGCCGGGAAGGACCGTGCGCCCCTCGCAGACCGGGGACCCAAGGAGAGGCCTCGGAGAGAGGGGAAACCGCGGAAGGAGAAGCCGCGGAAGGAGGAGAGGCCGAAGAAAGAGAGGCCGCGGAAGGAGGAGAGGCCACGGGCCGCCAGGGAGCCCCGGGAAGCCCTGCCTCGGCGCTGGGAGTCACGCGAAGGGGGCCATCGGCCGTGGGCACGGGACTCCAAGGACGCCGAGCCCAGGAAGAGGCAGGCCTGGGTCTCCCCGAGGCGTCCGGACGAGGAGGAGCGGCCTGGGAGTCGCCAGAAGCTCCGCGCAGGCAAGGGGCGGGACTAA
- the AMH gene encoding muellerian-inhibiting factor — MTRDLPLTSLTLVLSTLGALLGTEALRAEEPAVGTGGLIFQEDLDWPPGSPQEPLCLVALGGDSNGSGTPLQVMGVLSAYERAFLGAVQRSRWGPRDLATFGVCTPSDRQAALPSLQRLGAWLRDPGGQRLVVLHLEEVTWEPTPSLRFQEPPHGVADPPELALLVLYPGPGPGPEVTVTRAGLLGAQSLCPSRDTRYLALAVDRPAGAWRGSGLALTLQPRGEGSLLSTAQLQALLFGDDHRCFTRMTPALLLLPRSEPAPLPVQGQLDTVPFPQPRPSAELEESPPSADPFLETLTRLVRALRGHPARASAPRLALDPDALAGFPQGLVNLSDPAALERLLDGEEPLLLLRPTAATTGDPAPLHDPTSAPWATALAHRVAAELQAAAAELSSLPGLPPAAAPLLARLLALCPGGPGGPGDPLRALLLLKALQGLRAEWRGRDPRGPGRAQRSAGATAADGPCALRELSVDLRAERSVLIPETYQANNCQGVCGWPQSDRNPRYGNHVVLLLKMQARGAALARPPCCVPTAYAGKLLISLSEERISAHHVPNMVATECGCR, encoded by the exons ATGACGCGGGACCTGCCTCTCACCAGCCTGACCCTGGTGCTGTCCACCCTGGGGGCTCTGCTGGGGACTGAGGCCCTCAGAGCAGAAGAACCAGCTGTGGGCACCGGTGGCCTCATCTTCCAAGAAGACCTGGATTGGCCGCCAGGCAGCCCACAAGAGCCTCTGTGCCTGGTGGCACTGGGTGGGGACAGCAATGGCAGCGGCACCCCCCTGCAGGTCATGGGGGTTCTGAGCGCCTATGAGCGGGCCTTCCTGGGGGCCGTGCAGCGGTCCCGCTGGGGCCCCCGAGACCTGGCCACCTTTGGGGTATGCACCCCCAGTGACAGGCAGGCTGCCTTGCCCTCTCTACAGCGGCTGGGGGCCTGGCTGCGGGACCCTGGGGGGCAGCGCCTGGTGGTCCTGCACCTGGAGGAAG TGACCTGGGAGCCCACACCTTCGCTGAGGTTCCAGGAGCCCCCGCATGGAGTAGCCGACCCCCCGGAGCTGGCGCTGCTGGTGCTGtaccctgggcctgggcctggccctgAGGTCACTGTGACGAGGGCTGGGCTGCTGGGTGCCCAG AGCCTCTGCCCGTCACGGGACACTCGCTACCTGGCGTTGGCGGTGGACCGCCCTGCGGGGGCCTGGCGCGGCTCCGGGCTGGCCTTGACCCTGCAGCCCCGCGGAGAGG GCTCCCTCCTGAGTACGGCCCAGCTGCAGGCACTGCTGTTCGGCGACGACCACCGCTGCTTCACGCGGATGACCCCGGCCCTGCTCCTGCTGCCGCGGTCTGAGCCCGCGCCGCTGCCCGTGCAAGGCCAGCTGGACACCGTGCCCTTCCCGCAGCCCAG GCCATCCGCCGAGCTCGAGGAGTCGCCGCCCAGTGCAGACCCCTTCCTGGAGACGCTCACGCGCCTGGTGCGGGCGTTGCGGGGCCACCCGGCCCGGGCCTCCGCGCCCCGCCTGGCCCTGGACCCCGACGCGCTGGCCGGCTTCCCGCAGGGCCTGGTCAACCTGTCGGACCCCGCGGCGCTGGAGCGCCTGCTAGACGGCGAGGAGCCGCTGTTGCTGCTGCGGCCCACCGCGGCCACCACCGGGGACCCCGCGCCCCTGCACGACCCCACGTCGGCGCCGTGGGCGACTGCCCTGGCGCACCGCGTGGCTGCCGAGCTGCAAGCAGCGGCTGCCGAGCTGAGCAGCCTCCCGGGTCTGCCTCCAGCCGCAGCCCCGCTGCTGGCACGCCTGCTCGCGCTCTGCCCAGGCGGCCCCGGCGGCCCCGGCGATCCCCTGCGAGCTCTGCTGCTTCTGAAAGCGCTGCAGGGCCTGCGCGCGGAGTGGCGCGGGCGGGATCCACGCGGGCCGGGGCGGGCACAGCGCAGCGCAGGGGCCACCGCCGCCGACGGGCCGTGCGCGCTGCGCGAGCTCAGCGTAGACCTCCGCGCCGAGCGCTCCGTACTCATCCCGGAGACCTACCAGGCCAACAATTGCCAGGGCGTGTGCGGCTGGCCGCAGTCCGACCGCAACCCGCGCTACGGCAACCACGTGGTGCTGCTGCTGAAGATGCAGGCCCGTGGGGCCGCCCTGGCGCGCCCCCCCTGCTGCGTGCCCACCGCCTACGCGGGCAAGCTGCTCATCAGCCTGTCGGAGGAGCGCATCAGCGCGCACCACGTGCCCAACATGGTGGCCACCGAGTGTGGCTGCCGGTGA